The Pseudodesulfovibrio sp. S3 nucleotide sequence GCACCGAACAGTGCGACCTGGGTTTCCTTACTCCGCCAGCTATCCAGAATGATCAACCGCAACCCTTCGGGAAGCAACGCATTGGCTTGCAGCAGCCTTTTTCGGATGGAGTCGCGGGCGTAGCATTCCGGCAGGGCCCGATCTATGCCCGCACCATAGTATGCCGGGCGGACCAGTATCTGATTTTCGGCAAGGGACAGGGGAACGAAATCCTCGTTGTTCTCGCGGATTTCAACGCCAAAGACGGTCTCCCATGATGGTGTACCCATTTTCGGGATAGATGGCGGATTGATTGGTTGTGTCATCGGTATTTCCATATGTATTTCAGTAGAACCTTGGGCTTTCGTGTGTAACGGGGAATCCTTGCATGTCGTGAAAGGTCAGGATCAATAGCCCAGCAATCGCGGCAGGAAGAGCGAGACCGTTGGGCAGAAGATCAACACGAGCTGACAGAGGATGGCGACCAGGACAAACGGCCAAATGTGCCTGAACATCTTTTCCAGGGGCACGGAGCCGATGGAGGAAACGATGTACACGCAGGCGCCCATGGGCGGAGTGATCAACGCGATGGTGATGTTGAGCGTCATCACAATGCCGAAATGGAGAGGATCGATTCCCGCGGCAACGGCAAGCGGCGCGAACACGGGTGTCAGCAGAACCAACGCGGCGATCTCTTCCATGAACATGCCCACCACGAAAATGATCAGGCTCATGAAGAGCAGCACCATTGACGGCGTCTTGGCATACTCCAGGACAATGGGAGCCAGCTTCTGCGGCACCTGTTCAGAGGACAGAATCCAGCCGACGATGGTGGCCGCACCGATAACGACAAAGATGACGCTGGTCAGCCGCACCGTACTGGCAATGGCTTTGGCGATGCTCTTCAAGGTCAGTTGGCGGGTCCAAAGGAACCCAACGATCAGGACATAAAGACTGGCCACTGCGCCCGATTCCGTCGGGGTCATGAATCCGAAAAGGATGCCGCCGATGATGATACCGGGCGCGACCAGCGAGGCCACGGCCCCACCCGTGGCCCTGATGAGTTCCGAAAAGGAAAACCTTGCATTGACGGTGGGCAGGTTGAGCCGGGAAGCGCTGATCCTGTGCATGCCCATGAAGGCGATACCGAGGAGCAACCCGGGGAGCACCCCAGCCATGAACAGCGCACCGACATTGGTTTTGGTCATGGCTCCGAACAGGATCATGAAGATGCTGGGCGGAATGATGGGACCGATAAGCGAACTTCCGGCGGTGAGCCCCGCGGCATACGATGCAGGATAGCCCCCTTTTTTCATGGCCGGTATCATGATGGAGCCGACAGCAGATGCGTCAGCGGCGGCAGAACCGTTGACTCCTGCGAAAATGATGCTGGCCACGACCGTGACATAGCCCAGGCCGCCCTTGAGGTGACCCACAAGGGCTTCTGCAAAACGAAGCAGGCGCGTGGTCAGCCCGGAACAGCCCATGAGTTCACCGACCAGGATAAAATATGGAATCGCCAAGAGTGAAAACGGCTCCATGCCTCCGTAGAATTGCTGAATCATAAGCCGGAACTGCGAATAATCCCCGATGTAGACAAAACCGCTGATGGCCGTCGCCAACATGGCGGCAAAAAGCGGCAGACCGCAAATCAATGCAATGAAAAAGACGGCTAGGAGCACAAAACTCATGATGCATCCTCCCCGACGGAATGAGCATCGCCGACCATTGGAATAAACTGTTGCAGGGTATACTGAATCAGCATGAGTCCCATGCCCACCGGGATGGACATCAGGGGGATGCTCTTCTTGATGCCCAGAGTCATGATGGTGAACAAGTGAAGCTTATAGGCATAGTTGTACCCGTAAAAGACCATGAACATAAGGATACCGGAAAAAACCAGCCCCCTGAGCACGGCAATGACCTGCCGCTGCGTCTTGGGCAGCCTGTCCACGACAATGCGGATGGCCATATGCTCCCCGCGTTTGAGGGCTGGAGCCGCGGCCAACATGATCATCCAGACGAGGGTGATCTTGGCGAGATCCGTGGTCCACATGGGAGGGCGAAAGAAACGACCGAACACACCAAGCATGACATCCAGCAGATTGATGATAAGGAGCGCCCCTGCCCCCATCAGACAGAGGCGCTCCAGGATGTCAGAAGCTTTTTTGCAAAAGCAAGCGACTGATTGCATTGTTATTCGGCTCCTGCTGCATTGGCCTTCTTGGCATCCTCAATGGCCAGATCAATCCAGGAGGAATCAATTTGATCCTTGAGCCAATTCACGTAGGACGGGCTGCCAAGGGCCTTGAATTGAGCGGATTCCTCGGCAGTGGGCGTGTAACTGATCATGCCCTTCTCCTCAAGGAACTTGACGCGGTTTTCCACCTGTGACTCGACAAATTCGCGAGTCTTGACGGTAGCTTGGTGCGCTGCGGTTTTCAGGGCAGTCTGCTGCTCGGCGCTGAGGGAGGAAAGCAATTCGTTGTTCATCAGCAGGAACTGATCGGAATACTGGACATTTGCCAGGGTGAGATGCTTCTGCACTTCATACAGGCTGCCCATGATGATATAGGTCGGCGGGTTCATCTGGCCGTCGGCAACACCGGTCTTGAGTGCCAGATAGACTTCAGTCCACGGAATGGGGGTGCCGGAAGCACCGAAAGCTTCATACATGGCAACCTGGCTGGCATCCATGGCCCGGTACTTGAGACCATTGAAATCGGCAGGTGAATGGATGGGCTTGTTGCAGGTGAATGCGAGAAAGCCGCCTTCTTCGATTACTTCCAGCAATTCGATACCCGTGCGCTCACGCAGGGTGGTGCGGGCCTTGTCCATGAAGCTGCTGCCGTCAAAAAAGAGGTGGGCGGCCTTGTAGCTGTCAAAGAGGAAAGGGATATTGGTGGCAAACATCTCAGGGAACACGGTCTGCAATCCGCCATACGAGGCAACGTTGATCATGGGACCGCTCATGACCTGCTCCATGCGCTGCTCTTCATTGCCGAGTTGGCTGTTCGGGAACAGGTTTATTTCGAGGTCTTTGCCGGTGGCTTTTTCAACCAAATCCTTGAACGTCACGGCGAAGTAGTGAACAGCATTGTCCTGCTCACTCGGCGGACCGTTGTAGCTCATTTTGATGGAAGTAGAAGCCAGGACGCTCGCAGGAATGGCGAGCGCCAACATCAGCACCAAGCACATAAATACGGTAAAACGCTTCATGGTGTCCCCTTTGAGAAGTTGAGATTTATTACTGTAAAGGCAGGCACCCCATGTGCATGCTTATTTATCAACAAAGTATCGG carries:
- the dctP gene encoding TRAP transporter substrate-binding protein DctP encodes the protein MKRFTVFMCLVLMLALAIPASVLASTSIKMSYNGPPSEQDNAVHYFAVTFKDLVEKATGKDLEINLFPNSQLGNEEQRMEQVMSGPMINVASYGGLQTVFPEMFATNIPFLFDSYKAAHLFFDGSSFMDKARTTLRERTGIELLEVIEEGGFLAFTCNKPIHSPADFNGLKYRAMDASQVAMYEAFGASGTPIPWTEVYLALKTGVADGQMNPPTYIIMGSLYEVQKHLTLANVQYSDQFLLMNNELLSSLSAEQQTALKTAAHQATVKTREFVESQVENRVKFLEEKGMISYTPTAEESAQFKALGSPSYVNWLKDQIDSSWIDLAIEDAKKANAAGAE
- a CDS encoding TRAP transporter large permease; this translates as MSFVLLAVFFIALICGLPLFAAMLATAISGFVYIGDYSQFRLMIQQFYGGMEPFSLLAIPYFILVGELMGCSGLTTRLLRFAEALVGHLKGGLGYVTVVASIIFAGVNGSAAADASAVGSIMIPAMKKGGYPASYAAGLTAGSSLIGPIIPPSIFMILFGAMTKTNVGALFMAGVLPGLLLGIAFMGMHRISASRLNLPTVNARFSFSELIRATGGAVASLVAPGIIIGGILFGFMTPTESGAVASLYVLIVGFLWTRQLTLKSIAKAIASTVRLTSVIFVVIGAATIVGWILSSEQVPQKLAPIVLEYAKTPSMVLLFMSLIIFVVGMFMEEIAALVLLTPVFAPLAVAAGIDPLHFGIVMTLNITIALITPPMGACVYIVSSIGSVPLEKMFRHIWPFVLVAILCQLVLIFCPTVSLFLPRLLGY
- a CDS encoding TRAP transporter small permease; protein product: MQSVACFCKKASDILERLCLMGAGALLIINLLDVMLGVFGRFFRPPMWTTDLAKITLVWMIMLAAAPALKRGEHMAIRIVVDRLPKTQRQVIAVLRGLVFSGILMFMVFYGYNYAYKLHLFTIMTLGIKKSIPLMSIPVGMGLMLIQYTLQQFIPMVGDAHSVGEDAS